From the genome of Methanoregula boonei 6A8:
ACAAGGATTGCGGCCCGGCGATTTACCGGCAGGCCGGTTGCGTAGGTTTCTTTGATCGACTCCCGGAAGGTGCAGTCGGGGCAGATATCGGTCTGGCCACAGCCTTTGGGCCGGGTCGCATTGATGCATGCGAGCACATCCCCGCAGAGGGTTCCCCGTACGGCAGCTACCGGTTTTCCCACCAGATCAAGGGCCAGGGAGTTTGCGGCCAGGACCCGGACATCGGCATCGACCAGAAGGACAGGGGATTCGAGCTCGTCGAGGAATTTTTTCACGTTGAACCCAAAGGTCCTGAGGATCCGATCGTAACAGTCCGGGCAGACGCCATGGCTGACCGGATCCTCCGTAGAGTTACCCTCCTTAACCACACAGGAGCAGAAGGTGCAGATCGTTTTCATAGGCGGGCTCTGTGCAAGGATATGGGCAGTATTTCGTAATAATCATTAGGCCGGAGCATCACTCCTGCACCTGTTCTCCCGTTTTCTCCTTACCGGTTTTCCCGGGGTACGTGCAGAACGACCCGCAGCGGTCGCACTTCCCTTCGCTGCAGGGTTCGACGTGGATGGTGATGGTCGAGCGGGGATATTCGAGTTTGAGGTCGGACTCCAGGTGATCGGTGAAATCGTGCGACACGGTCACCGTTTCGTTCCCGGGCATGACCAGGTGGAATTCGATAAATACTTCCGGGCCCGATCTTCGTGTCTTGAGATCGTGGAACCCGGCATAGGTGCTGGCATGTCCGCAGATAATCTCCCGGATCCGCTTTTCATCGCTCTCGGGCATGCTCTGGTCCATGAGATCCCCAAGGGATCGTTTCGCAAGATCGCAGGCGGCTTTCAGGATGATGACCGCAACGCCGAGGGCAAAGAGGGGATCGAATATCGCAATGCCGGTCAGCCGGATCAGGATGAGCCCCAAAAAGACCCCAAGCGAAGTGTACACATCGGTCCGGAGGTGCCAGGCATCGCTTTCAAGTGCAATGGATTCCGATTCCTTTGCCACAATAAAGAGGCGGTGGGAGACGTACCAGTTGGCAAGGGCCGAGATCCCAATGACTGCAATACCCCAGATAAGAAAGTCCGGGGTAAAGGATTCTCCCTGATTCCAGAGGAGTTTGTTCAGGGCCTCCCAGATGATCAGGATTGCGGCAATAAAAATGAGCAGGGCTTCGATAAGGCCGGAGGCATCCTCGAATTTCCCGTGCCCGAACTCATGGACATGGTCCGGGGGCTCGGCTGATTTTTTTACCGAAAAAAACGCGATCACCGCCGCGATCAGGTCCATTGACGAATGGATCGCCTCGGAGATTATACTGACCGAGCCGATACCAAAGCCCACCGCAAACTTCAGGATCACAAGAATGGTATTGGACGCAACTGAGAGTTGTGCCGTCTTCTCCTTGGTGCGGTTAACCGATGACTGGTCCCGGGGAGGCGTGTTCATGGCGTCCTCAACGTTATACTTAAGTGGGACATTCCCGCTAATAGAGTGTGCGTATCCATTTGTTATTCAGGTAAAATCCCGGGCCGGGAAGGAACGAACCCGCCGTTCCCAGAACAGAACCGGTGCCATCCTCCCAATTTATACCCGTATTACAGGAAACGATCTCATAATCCATGAGGTTTTTTGTCATACGCTGCCGGTATAATAAAAGAAAAAAGCGGGCAGTATGGAGGGGAGAGCCATAATCCCCATCACACCCGCTTCTCTCCTCGAGTACTCGGGCGCCGGCCTGGGAATGCTGGGCTGGCTTGGCGTCCGACAGGTCGGGTCGATCGGGGCCCAGGAAATCGGTTTTATTATCTGGATTGCAAGCGGCCTTATCCTGATCGCTTGGGGATACCACACGAAAGCCCGGGCGATCATGGCCATCAATGCGGTCAACGTGATCATGGCAGCATCTGCACTTGCGGCCCTGAGTTAACATCCTCTAAAGATACCCGTGATCCCCGGTAACCAATAATAAAGAACGGGATGTCCGGTGAGAGAGTGAGCTTTGTTATCCGCGTGGCTCCCGGGACGAGAGAGGGGGAATGGAATCGTGACGGGGACCCGGCTGCCCGGTCAGGTAAAGAGGATCAGGCCCATGCACATAATGGCGAGAACAATGAGTCCGATCATGAAGATCTCGCGGTACCGGATGAGCTTCTTGTTTTGCGCTGCTTCCGGTTCGGTCCGTTCGAGCAGTTCTGCCATGATCGCATAGCCCATACCGGCCCCAAGAAGGAATACAAAAAATGTGCGGCCGAAGAGATTGAAGATGTCTGCCATAAAGAACATTGGTGGTGAATGTATTTTTCTTGTATGGTATTGGGGGCAACAATCAGAATGGCTGGAAAAATAGTAACGGGATTTCATCCGCCCGTTATTGGGAAATACACCAGCGGAGGAACCGGGGGAAGGGTGAACCAAAATATTCCCGCAATTCTGGGAGATCCCTCGGTGTAACTCCTGATAATGACAGAGTCTGTTGCGTTCCATGCACGCTCATCGGTCATGCTCTTGTTTGACGTCGAACTCCAGCCGTAAAAGAATGTTCCCACAAACTGGATGCCCACGGACACGATCACCAGGGCAGCGACGAGGGCAATAACGGCCGGTTTTTTTTGGCTCTGGTGCCTGGCCTTTCCATGGCCAAACCATTCATCAAGGAAAAATCCTGTAAATAGGCAGAGGACCGGAACCAGGCCGGTCAGGAACCGGAGTCCGTAGCAGAATTCGGCTGATGAAGACCATGGGCCAAAGAAACTGTACAGGAGAATATCAAGCAGAATCGCCGGCACGGCTGCAAGAACCAGAGTCCTTATCGGGGATACCCTGCCTTTCCAGACAAAATACATCCCGGCAATTGACAACAGGAGAACCGGGCAGTAGACAAAGAGCCCGACGTTGGGCGAGAAAAGCAGCCCCAGGTAATGCCCAATAAAACCGGTGTTTACTGTAAAGAGGGCAAGGTTTTCTGCATATCCTCCAAAGGCGTTTCCGAAAATGGAGTAGTTGTAATACAGAAACGGCAGTCCCGCGAGAACTCCTCCGGCCAGGTACCAGGGAATTTTTTCCCGCTGGTACCATACGATATAGACAAGTACCGGAATAAGGAGGATCGATTCGGGGGGGCGGTTAAAGACAAAGAGTGCCGATAGTATCCCCATAAGGAAAATATACGCCGCAGAAGACTGCCTTTCGTTTTTTACGGCAAGGTATATCAGCGCAATCAGGAGAAGTTCGACCGTTCCCTGCTGCCAGAGTGCCTGGCTGCTGATCGACCAGGTGCTGGTGGCAAAGGCGAAGATGAAGGTAGTCAGGAGTGCAATTCTCCGGGTAAAAATCTCTTTCCCGGTGAGATAGATCAGTACTCCTGCGAGAGCGGCCAAAAAGGAGGCTGCACATTTTGCAATGATATACATATTATTTGGGGAAGTAACGCCGGCGAGGGCAGACAGGATATAGGATGCAGCATAGACGGGTGTGACAAGGACCGGGGTGACAATCGGGAAAAAGGAGACGTAATGCCCGTTAACGAACGGGAATGCATAGGAGATATCCGGATTGGAAATGGATGATGCGACAAAATCAAAGTAGACATTGTGGTTTTTCAGCAGTGCTATTGGCAGGATGGATGCAGGGAATACATCGCCGCTAATCCAGCCAAACCCGGTACAGAAATTGTATGCCAGGTAGAGGATGATACCAAGGAGAAGAAAATCATACCGGCAGGCGTAACTGATCAGTTTTTCCTTGAGCGCCGTGAGGGAAAAATCCGCCCCGCCCCCGGAAGAGCGCTCTGTTTTCTCGCTTTTTTTATTTTTTTGTTTTGCCATCCTGATCGCCGTAAAAAAGAGGTGCACTTTTTCAGATGATAAGACTTGCCGGTCTGAATCCACTGGGTTATGATCCCCGTGATTAAAAAACGACAGGAACTCGCAGGTGTGCATAAGGAAAAAGTG
Proteins encoded in this window:
- a CDS encoding nitrogen regulation protein NR(II), which gives rise to MKTICTFCSCVVKEGNSTEDPVSHGVCPDCYDRILRTFGFNVKKFLDELESPVLLVDADVRVLAANSLALDLVGKPVAAVRGTLCGDVLACINATRPKGCGQTDICPDCTFRESIKETYATGLPVNRRAAILVKKDDDILRNIPFKVSTRKDGNVVMLRLEPVQGD
- a CDS encoding cation diffusion facilitator family transporter, translating into MNTPPRDQSSVNRTKEKTAQLSVASNTILVILKFAVGFGIGSVSIISEAIHSSMDLIAAVIAFFSVKKSAEPPDHVHEFGHGKFEDASGLIEALLIFIAAILIIWEALNKLLWNQGESFTPDFLIWGIAVIGISALANWYVSHRLFIVAKESESIALESDAWHLRTDVYTSLGVFLGLILIRLTGIAIFDPLFALGVAVIILKAACDLAKRSLGDLMDQSMPESDEKRIREIICGHASTYAGFHDLKTRRSGPEVFIEFHLVMPGNETVTVSHDFTDHLESDLKLEYPRSTITIHVEPCSEGKCDRCGSFCTYPGKTGKEKTGEQVQE
- a CDS encoding glycosyltransferase family 39 protein encodes the protein MAKQKNKKSEKTERSSGGGADFSLTALKEKLISYACRYDFLLLGIILYLAYNFCTGFGWISGDVFPASILPIALLKNHNVYFDFVASSISNPDISYAFPFVNGHYVSFFPIVTPVLVTPVYAASYILSALAGVTSPNNMYIIAKCAASFLAALAGVLIYLTGKEIFTRRIALLTTFIFAFATSTWSISSQALWQQGTVELLLIALIYLAVKNERQSSAAYIFLMGILSALFVFNRPPESILLIPVLVYIVWYQREKIPWYLAGGVLAGLPFLYYNYSIFGNAFGGYAENLALFTVNTGFIGHYLGLLFSPNVGLFVYCPVLLLSIAGMYFVWKGRVSPIRTLVLAAVPAILLDILLYSFFGPWSSSAEFCYGLRFLTGLVPVLCLFTGFFLDEWFGHGKARHQSQKKPAVIALVAALVIVSVGIQFVGTFFYGWSSTSNKSMTDERAWNATDSVIIRSYTEGSPRIAGIFWFTLPPVPPLVYFPITGG